A window of Hymenobacter aerilatus contains these coding sequences:
- a CDS encoding site-2 protease family protein, which produces MPSPLPLPDAEAPTAADDFSAPTPPYTLADANAAFVRYEQPEPPRWRVYGLHLLLFLVTLVTTTLAGIMLTRGGLDFLPLDVFGLRGEALRMELSRGLWFSVPFLGVLTVHEFGHYFTARYNRVRTTLPYYIPFVLGIGTFGAVIRIKDRIFSRREYFDIGLAGPLAGFLVAVPLLMYGFTHLPPLADYLFQIHPEYQRFGADYARHVYPPGAQGITFGKPLIYQWLESWLADPARLPHPYELLHYPVLLAGVLSLFFTALNLLPIGQLDGGHILYGLLGYRRFNRLSTVLFIGFIFYAGLGLFSLHSDRDMWLYGGAPYALYLFVVFRKLLPTPGRTVLLAAAVWFGQLALTVALPGVLGNPGWLVFGLLLGRLTGVHHPPAPDETPLSPGRKVLGWLMLAIFVLCFTPAPFH; this is translated from the coding sequence GTGCCTTCTCCCCTACCTCTGCCTGACGCCGAAGCCCCCACGGCCGCCGACGATTTTTCTGCGCCTACCCCACCTTACACGCTGGCCGATGCCAACGCGGCCTTTGTGCGCTACGAGCAGCCTGAGCCGCCGCGCTGGCGCGTGTACGGCCTGCACTTGCTGCTGTTCCTGGTTACGCTAGTAACCACCACGCTGGCGGGCATCATGCTCACGCGCGGCGGGCTGGATTTCCTACCCCTCGACGTATTCGGGCTGCGGGGCGAGGCGTTGCGCATGGAGTTGAGCCGGGGACTGTGGTTTTCGGTGCCGTTTCTGGGCGTGCTCACGGTGCACGAGTTTGGGCACTACTTCACGGCGCGCTACAATCGGGTGCGCACCACCCTACCCTACTACATTCCGTTTGTGCTGGGCATCGGCACATTTGGGGCGGTTATTCGCATCAAGGACCGGATTTTCTCACGCCGCGAATACTTTGATATTGGCCTGGCAGGGCCGCTGGCGGGCTTCTTGGTAGCGGTGCCACTGCTGATGTATGGCTTCACACATCTGCCGCCGCTGGCCGATTATCTATTCCAGATTCATCCGGAGTACCAGCGGTTTGGGGCTGATTATGCGCGGCACGTGTATCCCCCCGGCGCGCAGGGCATCACCTTTGGCAAGCCACTGATTTACCAGTGGCTGGAAAGCTGGCTGGCCGATCCGGCGCGGTTGCCGCACCCCTACGAGCTATTGCACTACCCGGTATTGCTGGCGGGGGTATTGTCGCTGTTCTTCACGGCACTCAATCTCCTACCCATTGGGCAGCTGGACGGGGGGCACATCCTGTATGGCTTGCTGGGCTACCGGCGCTTCAACCGCCTTTCTACGGTACTGTTCATTGGCTTCATTTTTTATGCTGGGCTGGGGCTGTTTTCCCTCCACTCCGACCGCGACATGTGGCTGTATGGGGGCGCCCCATACGCCCTGTACTTGTTTGTAGTGTTTCGGAAGTTGCTACCTACTCCCGGCCGCACGGTGTTGCTGGCAGCTGCCGTGTGGTTTGGGCAGTTGGCGCTTACGGTGGCCCTACCCGGCGTACTGGGCAACCCCGGCTGGCTGGTGTTTGGGCTGCTGCTGGGTAGATTGACCGGCGTGCACCACCCACCCGCCCCCGACGAAACTCCGCTCTCCCCGGGCCGCAAGGTGCTGGGCTGGCTGATGCTCGCGATATTTGTGCTGTGCTTCACCCCGGCACCTTTTCATTAA
- a CDS encoding HAD family hydrolase has product MKHTFGQLQAAPTLLHMTKKPNLLFDFGGVIINIDYQRTLDEMRRFSPAGSTIAFNQQAQAELFDQLETGRLTSEAFREGLRTGYQLTATDDELDAAWNAMLLDVPAERLALIAELREQGHETALLSNTNHMHIGVINQQLKEQYGFAHGIADALDRVFYSQEVGLRKPGEEIFRHVLREMNWKAEETLFIEDSIQHIETARRLGIQTLFLAPPLTLTDALPDAIRAFSPTSA; this is encoded by the coding sequence ATGAAACATACCTTCGGGCAGCTGCAAGCCGCCCCTACCCTTCTGCACATGACTAAAAAACCTAATCTGCTGTTCGACTTCGGCGGCGTTATTATCAACATCGACTACCAGCGTACGCTAGATGAGATGCGCCGCTTTAGCCCGGCCGGTAGCACCATTGCGTTCAACCAACAGGCCCAGGCCGAGCTGTTTGACCAGCTGGAAACCGGCCGCCTCACCAGCGAGGCCTTTCGGGAAGGGCTGCGCACGGGCTACCAGCTTACGGCCACCGACGACGAGCTGGACGCCGCCTGGAACGCCATGCTGCTGGATGTGCCCGCCGAGCGCCTGGCTCTCATTGCCGAGCTGCGCGAGCAGGGCCACGAAACGGCGCTGCTCAGCAATACCAACCACATGCACATCGGCGTTATCAACCAGCAATTAAAAGAGCAATACGGCTTTGCGCACGGCATTGCCGACGCCCTGGACCGCGTGTTTTATTCCCAGGAGGTAGGCCTGCGCAAGCCCGGCGAAGAGATTTTTCGGCACGTGCTGCGCGAAATGAACTGGAAAGCCGAGGAAACTCTTTTTATTGAAGACAGTATCCAACACATTGAAACAGCCCGCCGCCTGGGAATACAAACCCTGTTCTTGGCGCCGCCGCTGACGCTCACCGACGCTTTGCCCGACGCCATTCGTGCCTTCTCCCCTACCTCTGCCTGA
- a CDS encoding D-alanine--D-alanine ligase family protein gives MKIGIFFGGTSREREISFAGGRTVYDNLDKALFEAVPIFVDSRGNFVLLDWQYIYKGTIRDFYPPVSALPASEHKMQVYLESLGDLTQQEQDQLISEVGRRVAPHELRELLDFAFLALHGPSGEDGAIQGLLEWYGIPYSGSGILPSAFGIDKIAQKKLLKALGRPTPEFRVITQEEWDVADPEATLAYLTRELGLPLVFKAPRQGSSIGVSILRDNDVAKFRAAVERSLFRKTVYRSEWAQFTERDKLAWVQQLTDIREGIGLPVVLDAVSPEQNASSQLPTADNAVLYHPEALLRALNEAFLTAEEVRLTNTDGETQVLVESFVHGREFSCIVVEDPNGQPLALPPTEIVKGEEMFDYRSKYLPGLSRKITPIDLPEADIQRIREQCEEMFRTFGFQVYARLDGFMTADGQLFLNDPNTTSGMLPASFFFHQAAEIGLNPSQFLTYLVRTSLAARRRAGMKPLQLANLLSKLDEAVAQRQQEDRPRTKVAVIMGGYSSERHISVESGRNIYEKLSSSAKYQPVPVFLTGSSQDFRLYVLPINVMLKDNADDIREKIEQHEAGHDLHPILQRIRREAEGITSTYAGQPTAQPRRISFEELAQEVDEVFIALHGRPGEDGALQTELEKYGLPYNGSGTASSSITINKFETNKRLREAGLRVAEHRMATRLQWEADPEGFYHELETAFPYPFIAKPADDGCSSAVKKIKTRGELLAFCRLIFRHQEDLLPDAATTLHLGFKEEFPQKDAFLVETLIDRDGAAHFLEVTGGLLTHWSENGELEIEVFEASEALATGEVLSLEEKFLAGEGQNITPARYAPDPTERQRISEEVKQELRRVAQILDIQGYARIDAFVRVRQTGAVEVIIIEVNSLPGMTPATCIFHQTALNGYTPYQFIDQILEFGKARQEKAALEAGE, from the coding sequence ATGAAAATAGGCATCTTCTTCGGCGGCACTTCGCGCGAGCGGGAAATTTCGTTTGCGGGCGGCCGCACGGTATATGATAATCTGGACAAGGCCTTGTTTGAGGCCGTACCCATCTTCGTAGACAGCCGCGGCAACTTCGTGTTGCTGGACTGGCAGTACATCTACAAAGGCACGATTCGGGACTTCTATCCGCCCGTATCGGCCCTACCCGCCTCGGAACACAAGATGCAGGTTTACCTCGAAAGTCTCGGCGACTTGACTCAGCAGGAGCAAGACCAGCTTATTAGTGAGGTAGGCCGCCGTGTAGCCCCGCATGAGTTGCGTGAGCTACTGGATTTTGCTTTCCTGGCCCTGCACGGCCCCAGCGGAGAAGACGGCGCCATTCAGGGGTTGCTGGAGTGGTACGGCATTCCGTATTCCGGCTCGGGCATTCTCCCTTCGGCCTTTGGGATTGATAAGATTGCGCAGAAAAAATTGTTGAAAGCGCTGGGCCGCCCTACCCCGGAATTTCGAGTGATAACGCAGGAAGAATGGGATGTAGCCGATCCAGAGGCCACCCTCGCTTACCTCACCCGGGAGCTAGGCCTACCCCTCGTGTTCAAAGCACCGCGCCAGGGTAGCAGCATTGGCGTGAGCATCCTGCGCGACAACGACGTGGCCAAGTTCCGCGCCGCCGTGGAGCGCAGCTTGTTTCGCAAAACCGTGTACCGCTCGGAGTGGGCTCAGTTCACGGAGCGCGACAAGCTCGCGTGGGTGCAGCAGCTCACTGATATCCGCGAAGGAATTGGCCTACCCGTAGTGCTTGATGCTGTTAGTCCTGAGCAGAACGCCAGCAGCCAACTGCCTACCGCTGATAACGCTGTTCTCTACCACCCCGAAGCGCTGTTACGCGCCCTCAACGAAGCCTTTTTAACGGCAGAGGAAGTGCGCCTGACTAACACCGACGGCGAAACGCAGGTGCTGGTGGAAAGCTTCGTACACGGGCGCGAGTTTTCGTGCATTGTGGTAGAGGACCCCAATGGTCAGCCGCTGGCCCTACCCCCCACCGAGATTGTGAAGGGCGAGGAGATGTTCGATTACCGCTCGAAATACCTGCCCGGCCTCTCGCGCAAAATAACACCCATCGATCTGCCGGAAGCGGATATTCAGCGCATTCGTGAGCAGTGCGAGGAGATGTTCCGCACGTTTGGCTTCCAGGTATATGCGCGCTTAGACGGCTTTATGACGGCCGACGGTCAGCTGTTTTTGAATGACCCCAACACCACGTCGGGTATGTTGCCGGCGTCATTCTTCTTCCACCAAGCCGCAGAAATTGGGTTGAATCCCAGCCAGTTTTTGACTTATCTCGTGCGGACCTCTTTGGCCGCACGGCGGCGGGCAGGCATGAAGCCGCTGCAACTGGCTAATCTACTGTCAAAGTTAGATGAAGCCGTGGCTCAGCGTCAGCAGGAAGATCGTCCGCGCACGAAAGTAGCCGTGATAATGGGCGGCTACTCATCGGAGCGGCATATTTCGGTGGAGAGTGGCCGCAACATCTACGAGAAGCTCAGCTCCTCGGCTAAGTACCAGCCAGTACCGGTGTTTCTGACGGGTAGCAGCCAGGATTTCCGTCTGTACGTGCTGCCCATCAACGTAATGCTGAAGGATAACGCCGACGACATTCGGGAGAAGATTGAGCAGCATGAGGCCGGCCACGACCTGCACCCCATTTTGCAGCGCATTCGCCGCGAAGCTGAGGGCATCACCAGCACTTATGCTGGGCAGCCTACGGCTCAGCCCCGCCGCATCTCTTTCGAGGAGTTGGCCCAGGAAGTAGACGAGGTGTTTATTGCCTTGCACGGCCGCCCCGGCGAAGACGGCGCTCTGCAAACCGAGCTGGAAAAGTACGGCCTACCCTACAACGGCTCGGGCACGGCTAGCAGCAGCATCACCATCAACAAGTTCGAAACCAACAAGCGCCTGCGCGAAGCCGGTCTGCGTGTGGCCGAGCACCGCATGGCTACGCGCTTGCAATGGGAGGCTGACCCCGAAGGTTTCTACCACGAGCTGGAAACTGCGTTTCCCTACCCCTTCATCGCCAAACCCGCCGACGACGGCTGCTCCTCGGCAGTGAAGAAAATCAAGACGCGGGGAGAACTGTTGGCGTTCTGCCGCCTCATCTTCCGCCATCAGGAAGATCTGTTGCCCGATGCGGCTACTACCTTGCACCTAGGCTTCAAAGAGGAATTTCCGCAGAAGGATGCCTTCCTGGTGGAAACGCTAATTGACCGCGACGGCGCGGCCCATTTCCTGGAAGTAACTGGCGGTCTACTCACGCACTGGAGCGAAAATGGCGAGCTGGAAATAGAAGTGTTTGAAGCGTCGGAGGCTCTGGCCACAGGTGAGGTGCTGAGCCTAGAGGAGAAATTCCTAGCCGGCGAAGGCCAGAATATCACCCCCGCCCGCTACGCCCCCGACCCCACCGAGCGCCAGCGTATTTCCGAGGAGGTGAAACAGGAGCTGCGCCGCGTGGCGCAAATTCTGGATATCCAGGGCTACGCCCGCATCGACGCGTTTGTGCGCGTGCGCCAGACCGGCGCCGTGGAGGTCATCATCATCGAGGTAAACTCCCTGCCCGGCATGACGCCCGCTACCTGCATCTTCCACCAAACGGCCCTCAACGGCTACACGCCCTACCAGTTCATCGACCAGATTCTGGAGTTCGGCAAAGCCCGCCAGGAGAAGGCAGCGTTAGAGGCAGGAGAATAA
- a CDS encoding phosphoglycerate kinase, with protein MKTLDQYNFAGRRAVVRVDFNVPLDDELRITDDTRIRAATPSIKKILADGGSVVLLSHMGRPKGGPDKKNSLRNLVLRLQQEYGQEVKFGGDVLGQEATDMANNLQPGEILLLDNVRFYAEEEKGDAAFAQQLARLGDVYVNDAFGAAHRRHASTAVMAQYFAPEDRVGGYLLQSELDNAKKVLEHPDHPFTAIMGGAKISDKIEIIERLLDKVDNLLIGGAMAYTFAVAEGGSIGNSLLEADKVDLAASLIQKAKDKGVNLVLPGDSIIATRFANDADIDVAGNHTIPATWMGLDIGPESREIFADIIRNSKTILWNGPMGVFEMSNFSLGTEYVARAVAEATENGAYSLIGGGDSAAAVNQLGFADRVSYISTGGGALLEYMEGKELPGVAALG; from the coding sequence ATGAAAACGCTCGATCAATACAACTTTGCCGGCCGCCGTGCGGTGGTGCGCGTCGATTTCAACGTGCCCCTCGACGACGAGCTGCGCATCACCGACGACACCCGCATCCGGGCCGCCACGCCGAGTATCAAGAAGATCCTGGCCGATGGCGGCTCCGTGGTGCTGCTCTCGCACATGGGCCGGCCCAAAGGTGGCCCCGACAAGAAAAACTCGCTTCGTAACCTTGTGCTGCGCCTGCAACAGGAGTATGGCCAGGAGGTGAAATTCGGTGGCGACGTGCTCGGCCAGGAAGCCACCGATATGGCCAATAACCTGCAACCCGGCGAAATCCTGCTGCTCGACAACGTGCGCTTTTACGCCGAAGAGGAAAAAGGCGACGCTGCGTTTGCTCAGCAACTCGCCCGCCTCGGCGACGTGTACGTGAACGATGCCTTCGGCGCGGCCCACCGCCGCCATGCCTCCACGGCCGTAATGGCGCAGTATTTTGCCCCCGAAGACCGGGTAGGCGGCTACCTGCTGCAAAGCGAGCTAGACAACGCTAAGAAAGTATTGGAGCACCCCGATCATCCGTTCACCGCTATCATGGGTGGCGCCAAAATTTCGGATAAAATCGAAATCATTGAGCGTCTGCTAGATAAGGTAGACAACCTGCTGATTGGCGGGGCTATGGCCTATACGTTTGCCGTGGCCGAAGGCGGCAGCATTGGCAACTCGCTGCTCGAAGCGGATAAGGTAGATTTGGCTGCCAGCCTCATTCAGAAAGCCAAAGACAAAGGTGTAAACCTGGTGCTGCCCGGCGACAGCATCATCGCCACCCGATTCGCCAACGACGCCGACATCGACGTGGCCGGCAACCATACCATTCCCGCCACCTGGATGGGCCTCGACATCGGCCCCGAGTCGCGCGAAATCTTTGCCGACATCATTCGCAACTCCAAGACGATCCTCTGGAATGGCCCCATGGGCGTATTCGAAATGTCGAACTTCTCGTTGGGCACCGAGTACGTAGCTCGTGCCGTAGCCGAAGCCACTGAAAACGGCGCCTATTCCCTCATCGGGGGTGGCGACTCGGCCGCGGCCGTCAACCAGCTCGGCTTTGCTGACCGGGTTTCCTACATCAGCACCGGCGGCGGCGCCTTGCTGGAGTATATGGAAGGCAAAGAGCTGCCCGGCGTAGCCGCGCTGGGGTAG
- a CDS encoding PASTA domain-containing protein: MAFLKSDTPFDVVKHLVVIGALGAALLFAFFFVYLPISTNHGETIMVPKVTGMQMADLEDYLDERNLRYFVDDSTYEPGVRPGTVLMQDPAPGEFVKEDRKIYVSVVSKNPPQIKMPKLTDGSVKNAQMILKSYGLSVGKITLVPDLRQNEVLKQMMDGKELAPGAAVTKGTQIDLEVGDGLGNQEFPVPNVVGMPADEALTLLAGQGLQPGEKFYQPATTDQPAGTVVKQRPAATGNATIRMGQLVDLWIAGSEPTSLTPVN; encoded by the coding sequence ATGGCTTTCCTCAAATCCGATACGCCTTTTGACGTGGTGAAGCACCTAGTGGTGATTGGCGCGCTGGGTGCGGCGCTGCTGTTTGCCTTCTTCTTCGTGTACCTACCGATTTCGACCAATCACGGCGAAACCATTATGGTACCCAAGGTAACAGGGATGCAGATGGCCGACCTGGAGGACTACCTCGATGAGCGCAACCTACGCTACTTCGTGGACGACAGCACCTACGAGCCGGGCGTACGCCCTGGCACAGTGCTGATGCAGGACCCCGCGCCCGGCGAGTTTGTGAAGGAAGACCGCAAGATTTATGTGTCGGTGGTGAGCAAGAACCCGCCACAGATCAAAATGCCCAAGCTCACCGACGGCTCGGTGAAAAACGCGCAGATGATCCTGAAAAGCTACGGCCTATCCGTGGGCAAGATTACGCTGGTACCCGATCTGCGGCAGAATGAGGTGCTGAAGCAGATGATGGACGGCAAGGAGTTGGCGCCCGGCGCGGCCGTTACCAAGGGCACGCAAATTGATCTGGAGGTAGGCGACGGCCTGGGTAACCAGGAATTCCCGGTACCCAACGTAGTAGGTATGCCCGCCGACGAGGCCCTGACGCTGCTGGCCGGCCAGGGCTTGCAGCCCGGCGAGAAGTTCTATCAGCCTGCCACCACCGACCAGCCCGCGGGCACGGTGGTGAAGCAGCGCCCGGCTGCTACCGGCAATGCCACCATCCGCATGGGGCAGTTGGTCGATCTGTGGATTGCGGGCAGCGAGCCTACGTCGCTCACGCCGGTAAACTAA
- a CDS encoding class I SAM-dependent DNA methyltransferase encodes MTYPEFEARWKNSGGAERANYGLFLQDLCDLLGVPRPDATTDNPAQDAYVLERAVTFDDGAGKKSTGRIDLYKRGCFVLETKQGTDTPDVLAQAERAQLGLPPERRRKGHAVRNTGKWRQMMEAARQQALGYVRALPTTEPRPLFVIVADVGYALDLYSNFAGVGDSFVPFPDSQRFRLPLASLANEETRAMLRLLFTDPRELDPSRRAAQVTRKLAAQLAALSAQLEQADHASDVVAQFLMRCLFTMFAEDTGLIPKQSFTGLLEQYDTDERRQYLPDVLTSLWTTMDAGGFSPSLVARIPRFNGQLFHNAAALPLSVAQVTLLRQAAAADWTTVEPAIFGTLLERALDPKERHRLGAHYTPRRYVERLVLPTVIEPLRREWAAAQAASARRQDEGNLNAARNELVKFQRRLTTVKVLDPACGTGNFLYVTLEHLKRLEGEVLDAINGFGQTGLLDLAGGTTVGPRQLLGLELNPRAAAIADVVLRIGYLQWHIRTHGLTQMPEPLLTDDHNIQQQDAALQHGPPTPRLDAQGNPVTRWDGTTRPHPVTGLAVPDETARAVVLEYPNPRPAEWPTADFIIGNPPFIGPARMREALGDGYTEALRFAYRNQVPDSADFVMYWWHHAAQTVQAGTAARFGFITTNSIKQTFNRRVMQPFLEGDKPPLSLTFAIADHPWVDSTDGAAVRIAITVAETNPNVVGLGQLLTLKTETAAEDDDASDVTFTEQQGQILSDLTIGVNLDSTKPLKANEGLSNRGVMPFGLGFTISQNLALSLGLGETDTLQEYIKPYRNGKDLTATTRGVYIIDFFGLSADEVLIKFPKVYQYLLEHVKPERDANRDKAIRENWWLHGRTRSSFRPALSGLSRYIVSPRVAKHRFFLFLEKNIVPDDKLNVFAFDDAYQLGVLSSKIHVTWALATGGRLGVGNDPVYDGSRCFQPFPFPDATSAQQARIRELAETLDAHRKRQQAAHPTLTLTNLYNVVEKLRAGQPLNAKEQTTNQQGLASVLLSLHNDLDAAVADAYGWPVDLPEAELLARLVQLNHARAAEEAAGTVRYLRPAYQAPGQQQSALTLGTTATAATAVAETAPQPWPTELAQQMQAVRAVVTQAGVPLTPKQVAARFKKAKPAQVQPMLATLTALSLLRHLEPEDAYAA; translated from the coding sequence GTGACCTACCCCGAATTTGAAGCCCGCTGGAAAAACTCCGGCGGCGCGGAGCGGGCCAACTACGGCCTGTTCCTGCAAGACCTCTGCGACCTGCTAGGAGTACCCCGACCCGACGCTACCACCGACAACCCCGCCCAGGATGCCTACGTGCTGGAGCGGGCCGTAACGTTTGACGACGGCGCCGGTAAGAAAAGCACCGGCCGGATTGACCTCTACAAACGCGGCTGTTTCGTGCTGGAAACCAAACAAGGCACCGACACACCCGACGTACTAGCCCAGGCCGAACGCGCCCAGCTAGGATTGCCCCCCGAACGCCGCCGTAAGGGCCACGCCGTACGCAATACCGGCAAGTGGCGGCAAATGATGGAAGCCGCCCGCCAGCAGGCCCTAGGCTACGTGCGGGCCCTACCTACCACCGAACCGCGCCCGCTGTTTGTGATAGTGGCTGATGTGGGCTATGCCCTCGACCTATACAGCAACTTCGCCGGGGTTGGGGATTCCTTTGTGCCGTTCCCGGATTCGCAACGGTTCCGGCTGCCGTTGGCCTCGCTGGCAAATGAGGAAACCCGCGCTATGCTCCGGCTGCTCTTTACCGACCCACGGGAGCTAGACCCTAGCCGCCGCGCTGCTCAGGTAACGCGGAAACTAGCCGCCCAGCTTGCCGCCCTGTCGGCCCAACTGGAACAGGCCGACCACGCCTCCGACGTGGTAGCGCAATTCCTGATGCGGTGCCTGTTTACCATGTTTGCAGAGGATACCGGCCTGATACCAAAGCAGTCCTTTACGGGCCTGCTGGAGCAGTACGATACCGACGAACGCCGGCAATACTTGCCAGATGTGTTGACAAGTTTGTGGACAACAATGGATGCCGGCGGCTTTTCCCCCTCGCTGGTGGCGCGTATTCCCAGGTTCAACGGACAACTATTCCACAACGCCGCGGCCCTACCCCTATCAGTTGCCCAAGTTACACTGCTCCGCCAAGCCGCCGCCGCCGATTGGACTACCGTAGAACCGGCCATTTTCGGAACGCTGCTGGAGCGGGCCCTAGACCCCAAAGAACGCCACCGACTAGGTGCCCACTATACCCCGCGCCGTTACGTAGAGCGGCTGGTGTTGCCCACCGTGATAGAGCCCCTACGCCGGGAGTGGGCCGCCGCTCAGGCTGCCAGCGCCCGCCGGCAAGATGAGGGCAACCTAAACGCCGCCCGGAATGAGTTAGTAAAGTTTCAGCGCCGCCTAACCACCGTGAAGGTGCTAGACCCGGCTTGTGGTACGGGCAATTTCCTGTACGTGACGCTGGAACACCTCAAACGCCTGGAGGGTGAAGTGCTAGACGCTATCAATGGTTTCGGGCAAACCGGCCTGCTGGATTTGGCCGGCGGCACCACCGTTGGCCCGCGCCAACTATTAGGGCTGGAGCTGAACCCCCGCGCCGCTGCCATTGCCGACGTGGTGCTACGTATCGGGTATTTGCAGTGGCATATCCGTACGCACGGCCTTACCCAAATGCCGGAGCCGTTACTAACGGATGATCATAACATTCAACAGCAGGACGCCGCCCTACAACACGGCCCGCCTACCCCGCGCCTCGATGCCCAAGGCAACCCCGTAACCCGTTGGGACGGCACCACCCGCCCGCATCCCGTTACCGGCCTGGCCGTGCCCGATGAAACCGCCCGCGCTGTGGTGCTGGAATACCCCAACCCCCGCCCCGCCGAATGGCCTACTGCTGATTTTATTATAGGTAACCCGCCATTCATTGGCCCAGCTCGAATGCGCGAAGCATTAGGCGACGGCTACACAGAAGCACTACGATTTGCATATCGCAATCAAGTACCAGATTCGGCGGATTTTGTGATGTACTGGTGGCACCATGCTGCTCAAACTGTGCAAGCTGGCACCGCTGCACGTTTTGGATTCATTACTACCAATAGCATTAAACAGACCTTCAACCGGCGGGTGATGCAGCCCTTTTTGGAAGGAGACAAACCACCCTTATCTCTCACATTTGCTATCGCTGACCACCCATGGGTAGATAGCACTGATGGAGCGGCTGTACGAATTGCTATAACTGTAGCCGAAACTAATCCGAATGTAGTAGGCCTTGGTCAACTGCTGACGTTAAAAACTGAAACAGCAGCGGAAGATGATGATGCATCTGATGTGACATTCACAGAGCAGCAAGGACAGATTCTATCCGATTTGACTATAGGTGTTAATTTAGATTCTACTAAGCCATTAAAAGCCAATGAAGGTTTAAGTAATAGAGGGGTAATGCCTTTTGGTTTAGGATTCACTATTAGCCAAAATTTGGCTTTATCTCTAGGACTAGGCGAAACTGATACATTACAAGAATATATCAAACCTTACCGTAATGGTAAAGATTTGACAGCAACAACTAGAGGGGTTTATATTATTGATTTCTTCGGTTTGAGTGCTGATGAAGTATTAATTAAATTCCCTAAAGTCTATCAATACTTATTAGAACACGTTAAACCAGAACGGGATGCAAACCGAGACAAAGCCATACGTGAAAACTGGTGGCTGCATGGAAGGACGCGCTCTAGCTTTCGGCCAGCGTTATCGGGTTTGTCAAGATATATAGTCTCACCTAGGGTAGCAAAACATAGGTTTTTCTTGTTTCTTGAGAAGAACATTGTACCAGACGATAAGCTTAACGTTTTTGCTTTTGATGATGCTTATCAATTAGGAGTGCTTTCGAGTAAGATTCATGTAACGTGGGCTTTAGCCACAGGCGGTAGATTAGGTGTAGGCAATGATCCTGTATACGATGGCTCTCGGTGTTTTCAACCATTCCCTTTCCCAGATGCTACGTCAGCCCAACAGGCCCGTATTCGAGAGCTAGCCGAAACATTAGATGCGCACCGCAAACGCCAGCAGGCCGCACACCCTACCCTCACGCTCACCAACCTCTACAACGTGGTAGAGAAGCTCCGCGCCGGCCAACCCCTGAACGCCAAAGAGCAAACCACCAATCAGCAGGGCTTAGCCTCCGTGCTACTCTCCCTACACAACGACCTAGACGCCGCCGTGGCCGATGCCTACGGCTGGCCCGTTGACTTGCCGGAGGCGGAGCTACTCGCCCGGCTGGTGCAACTCAACCACGCCCGCGCCGCCGAGGAAGCCGCTGGCACCGTGCGCTACCTCCGCCCCGCCTATCAGGCCCCCGGCCAACAACAGAGCGCCCTCACCCTAGGCACTACGGCCACCGCCGCCACGGCCGTAGCAGAAACCGCCCCGCAACCGTGGCCCACCGAACTGGCCCAACAGATGCAAGCCGTTCGGGCCGTGGTAACGCAAGCCGGCGTACCACTCACCCCCAAACAGGTAGCAGCCCGGTTCAAGAAAGCCAAGCCCGCCCAGGTACAACCCATGCTGGCAACGCTCACGGCTCTTTCATTACTCCGGCACCTAGAGCCGGAAGATGCCTACGCCGCCTAG